From a single Pseudoalteromonas ulvae UL12 genomic region:
- the ctaD gene encoding cytochrome c oxidase subunit I, translating to MTTLTHDHSESHSVPKGIKRWLFTTNHKDIGSLYLIFSLIMFLVGGGMAMVIRAELFQPGLQLVEPDFFNQMTTVHGLIMVFGAVMPAFTGLANWMVPMMIGAPDMALPRMNNWSFWILPFAFSILLMSLFMEGGGPNFGWTFYAPLSTTYSNDSTAFFVFAVHIMGISSIMGAINVIVTIVNLRAPGMTWMKLPLFVWTWLITAFLLIAVMPVLAGAVTMVLTDKYFGTSFFNAMGGGDPVMFQHIFWFFGHPEVYIMILPAFGIISSIVPTFSRKPLFGYASMVYATASIAFLSFIVWAHHMFTTGMPLAGELFFMYSTMLISVPTGVKVFNWVATMWRGSISFEIPMLFSIAFIVLFTIGGFSGLMLAITPADFQYHDTYFVVAHFHYVLVTGAVFSIMAAAYYWLPKWTGNMYHQGWAQAHFWLSLISVNVLFFPMHFVGLAGMPRRIPDYALQFADFNAIISIGGFAFGLSQLLFVWVVIKCIKGGEKATSRVWEGAQGLEWEVPSPAPYHTFETPPVIK from the coding sequence ATGACAACTCTGACTCACGATCATTCAGAATCTCATTCTGTTCCAAAAGGTATAAAGCGTTGGTTATTTACCACAAACCATAAAGATATTGGTTCATTGTATTTGATATTTTCACTAATCATGTTTCTAGTCGGTGGGGGCATGGCGATGGTGATTCGAGCTGAGCTGTTTCAGCCCGGATTACAATTAGTTGAACCTGATTTTTTTAATCAGATGACGACGGTACATGGATTGATTATGGTATTTGGTGCTGTTATGCCTGCTTTTACAGGTTTAGCTAACTGGATGGTGCCTATGATGATAGGGGCGCCAGATATGGCACTACCCAGAATGAATAACTGGAGTTTTTGGATTTTACCTTTTGCATTTTCAATTTTGTTAATGTCGCTATTTATGGAAGGTGGAGGCCCTAATTTTGGTTGGACTTTTTATGCACCTTTGTCGACCACTTATAGTAACGATAGTACAGCTTTTTTTGTGTTTGCTGTTCATATAATGGGAATAAGCTCCATTATGGGGGCAATTAACGTCATTGTTACCATCGTAAATTTACGAGCGCCAGGCATGACTTGGATGAAACTCCCTCTATTTGTGTGGACTTGGTTGATCACCGCGTTTTTATTAATCGCTGTGATGCCCGTTTTGGCGGGTGCTGTAACTATGGTTCTGACCGATAAGTATTTTGGTACCAGCTTCTTTAACGCGATGGGAGGTGGTGATCCGGTTATGTTCCAACATATCTTCTGGTTCTTTGGTCATCCAGAAGTATACATTATGATTTTGCCAGCGTTTGGGATCATTTCTTCGATTGTACCGACATTTTCTAGGAAGCCTTTATTTGGCTATGCCTCTATGGTTTATGCAACTGCTTCAATCGCATTTTTGTCTTTTATTGTTTGGGCGCACCATATGTTCACTACAGGTATGCCCTTAGCTGGTGAGTTATTCTTTATGTACAGCACTATGCTGATATCAGTACCGACAGGTGTTAAGGTCTTCAACTGGGTCGCAACAATGTGGCGAGGCTCGATAAGCTTTGAAATACCGATGCTTTTTAGTATCGCATTTATTGTGTTGTTCACTATAGGAGGGTTTTCTGGTTTGATGCTGGCCATCACTCCGGCAGATTTCCAATATCATGATACTTATTTTGTAGTGGCTCATTTTCATTACGTACTGGTGACTGGGGCGGTCTTTTCTATTATGGCTGCAGCGTATTATTGGCTACCTAAATGGACTGGCAACATGTATCACCAAGGGTGGGCGCAAGCGCATTTTTGGCTATCTCTCATAAGTGTCAATGTATTGTTCTTTCCTATGCATTTTGTTGGTTTAGCCGGTATGCCACGACGTATTCCTGATTATGCTCTTCAGTTTGCTGATTTTAATGCAATCATTAGTATTGGTGGTTTTGCGTTTGGTTTATCACAACTGCTGTTTGTGTGGGTTGTCATTAAATGTATTAAAGGTGGCGAAAAAGCTACATCACGGGTGTGGGAAGGTGCACAAGGGCTTGAGTGGGAAGTTCCTTCACCAGCTCCATACCATACTTTTGAAACCCCTC